One segment of Tamlana crocina DNA contains the following:
- a CDS encoding LytTR family DNA-binding domain-containing protein, whose product MNIIIIEDEKPSARRLQRMLQNLGLNAETMLHSVKESIDWFQNHTHPDLIFLDIQLSDGLSFEIFETLEIKSAVIFTTAYDEYALQAFKLNSIDYLLKPIDDEDLATAVNKYKERTHHNQAVTLDFNDIKKLLVNPIDREYKKRFSVKVGQHLKLINIDDIECFYSENKGTYLHTTEGRNYLLDTTLEHLENELEPQTFFRINRKFFVNINAIKDMVSYTNSRLQIKLNSFNEQEVIVARERVKDFKGWLE is encoded by the coding sequence ATGAACATTATTATCATAGAGGACGAAAAACCATCGGCAAGAAGGCTGCAACGCATGCTTCAAAATTTAGGACTCAATGCCGAAACCATGTTACATTCCGTTAAAGAATCCATCGATTGGTTTCAAAACCATACGCACCCCGATTTAATTTTCCTCGATATTCAACTCAGCGATGGGCTATCCTTCGAAATTTTTGAAACTCTCGAAATAAAATCGGCGGTTATTTTCACCACAGCCTACGACGAATATGCCCTACAAGCCTTTAAACTTAATAGTATCGATTACCTGTTAAAACCTATTGATGACGAAGATTTGGCTACCGCAGTAAACAAATACAAAGAGCGCACCCACCACAACCAAGCCGTAACTTTAGATTTTAACGATATAAAAAAACTGCTCGTTAACCCCATAGACCGCGAATACAAAAAACGCTTTTCGGTAAAAGTGGGTCAGCATTTAAAACTGATAAATATCGACGACATTGAATGCTTTTACAGTGAAAACAAAGGGACATACCTGCACACCACCGAGGGACGGAATTACCTTTTGGATACCACTTTAGAGCATTTGGAAAACGAACTGGAACCCCAAACTTTTTTCCGAATCAACAGAAAATTCTTTGTAAACATCAATGCCATAAAAGATATGGTAAGCTACACCAACTCACGTTTACAAATAAAACTGAATTCGTTTAATGAACAGGAGGTTATTGTTGCCCGTGAACGCGTTAAGGATTTTAAGGGGTGGTTGGAGTAA